From the genome of Aliarcobacter lanthieri:
TGGATAACTATTATAAGATTTAAGTTAATATTGTTATAATTTTTTAATAATTTTGATAGGGGTATATTATGCAAATTTCAAATAATTCAAATAATGTTTTAGACTCAGATCTTTACAATATTGATTCTACAAATAAAAAAGAGAACAAAGATAAATTTGATTTATTCATGGAAAATAAGCAAAAAGAAAAAGCAAAACAGCAAGAGCAAGAAAATCTTCTAGAAAATATAGATTATATTGCAAGAACTGGATTTACGAAGGATGAATTAGAATTAATTAATAATAAATTTGAAGAATTGCAAAAGAAAAGAGCAGAAAGTGGACATGTCCCACAAAATATAGAAGAAGTCTTAGCAAATCAAAAAGCTGATTTGCAAGCAGCAATTTATGAAGTTACAGGTAAAACAGTAAACTTAGATAAAGAATCTATTGAAAGTTTTATAAAAGGTCAAAATACTACTGAATTTAAATCTATTTCTACTGATGAAAGTTTAAGATTAGTAGATGAATTTAAAAATAAATGAGATTGGACCTATACTTAACTAATAACTTTGATATTCAAAGTCGTAATAAAGCATGTGAACTTATTAAATCAAATAAAGTAAAATGTAATAATAAAATTTTAACAAAGCCATCATACATAGTAAATTCTAATGATATTGTAGAGTTATTAGAAGAAGATTTTTATGTTTCAAGAGCAGCTTATAAACTAAAATACTTTTTAGATGATTTAAAACTAGATCTAAATCATAAAATAGCCCTTGATATTGGGAGTAGTACTGGTGGATTTACTCAAATTTTATTAGAAAATAAAGTTTCAAAAGTAGTTTGTGTAGATGTAGGAAGTAATCAACTTCATCAAAGAATAAAAAATGATAATCGAATTGAATTTTTTGAAAATTGTGATATTAGAGATTTTAAAAATGATATTTGTTTTGACATTGTAACATGTGATGTATCTTTTATATCTATTTTAAATATTATAAATGCTATAAATTCACTCCAATTTAAAGAAATTGTAATTCTTTTTAAACCACAATTTGAAGTGGGAACAAATGTAAAAAGGGATAAAAAAGGCGTTGTTAAAGATATTCAAGCCATACAAAAAGTAAAAGATGATTTTTTAGCATTTACTTTTAATTTAGGTTGGAAATTAAAATTTAATAATGTAAGTAAACTTCAAGGAAAAGAAGGAAATGAAGAGGAGTTCTTCTATTTTAGTAAATAAAGATAATATAGATTCTATAGCAATTGGTGGATTTGATGGTATGCATATTGCTCATCAACAATTATTTAATAATTTAACAAAAGATGGAGCAATCATAAGTATAGAAACTGGTTATGCAACTTTAACTCCAAAAAATTATCGTCAAGAATATACACCTTTCCCTATTTTTTATTATGATTTAAAAAATATAAAAGAATTAAATGGAGTAGAATTTATAAAACTTTTAAAAAATGATTTTAAAAATTTAAAAAAAATTATTGTTGGTTTTGACTTTTGCTTTGGAAAGGATAGAACCTGTACTGTAAATGATTTAAAAAAAGTTTTTGATGGAGAGGTAGTAATAGTTTCTGAAATTAAATTAGATAATTTTCCAGTACATTCAAGATATATTAGAGAATTTTTATTAAATGGGGATATTGAAAAAGCAAACAATTTTTTAGGGAAAGAGTACAAAATATATGGAAAACATATAGTTGGTCAAGGAATTGGTAAAAAAGAGTTTGTAGCAACTATAAATTTAAATGTAGCAGAATTTTTACTTCCACAAAGTGGAGTTTATATAACAAAAACTGTAGTTAATAATTATGAATATAATTCTATTTCATTTTTAGGTCATAGAGAAACAACTGATGGAAATTTTGCAGTAGAAAGTCATATTTTAAATATAGATGATTTGGAAGTAAAAGATGAAATAATTCAAATAAAATTTATAAAACAAATAAGACAAAATAAAAAATTTAGTAGCTTTTTAGAACTAAAAAATCAAATTCTAGAAGATATAAATATTGCAAAAAAATATTTTTATTAAATTTTAGATAAAATATTAAGATGATAGATAAAGTATTTAATAAAACAATTTCAAAACAGTTTGAGTTTGATGAAGAAGTAGCTAGTGTATTTGATGATATGCTAAATAGATCTGTTCCTTTTTATAAACAAATGCAAAAACTATCTATATCTTTTGCGAATAACTTTTTAGAAGAGAATTCTAAAGTTTATGATTTGGGTTGTTCAACTGCTTCTACTTTAATTGAACTTAGTAAAAGTAGCCAATATAATCTAAGTTTAGTTGGAATTGATAACTCAAAAG
Proteins encoded in this window:
- a CDS encoding 23S rRNA (cytidine-2'-O)-methyltransferase TlyA, which codes for MRLDLYLTNNFDIQSRNKACELIKSNKVKCNNKILTKPSYIVNSNDIVELLEEDFYVSRAAYKLKYFLDDLKLDLNHKIALDIGSSTGGFTQILLENKVSKVVCVDVGSNQLHQRIKNDNRIEFFENCDIRDFKNDICFDIVTCDVSFISILNIINAINSLQFKEIVILFKPQFEVGTNVKRDKKGVVKDIQAIQKVKDDFLAFTFNLGWKLKFNNVSKLQGKEGNEEEFFYFSK
- a CDS encoding bifunctional riboflavin kinase/FAD synthetase; the encoded protein is MKRSSSILVNKDNIDSIAIGGFDGMHIAHQQLFNNLTKDGAIISIETGYATLTPKNYRQEYTPFPIFYYDLKNIKELNGVEFIKLLKNDFKNLKKIIVGFDFCFGKDRTCTVNDLKKVFDGEVVIVSEIKLDNFPVHSRYIREFLLNGDIEKANNFLGKEYKIYGKHIVGQGIGKKEFVATINLNVAEFLLPQSGVYITKTVVNNYEYNSISFLGHRETTDGNFAVESHILNIDDLEVKDEIIQIKFIKQIRQNKKFSSFLELKNQILEDINIAKKYFY